The following proteins come from a genomic window of Phacochoerus africanus isolate WHEZ1 chromosome 9, ROS_Pafr_v1, whole genome shotgun sequence:
- the LOC125136201 gene encoding histone H3.1 — MARTKQTARKSTGGKAPRKQLATKAARKSAPATGGVKKPHRYRPGTVALREIRRYQKSTELLIRKLPFQRLVREIAQDFKTDLRFQSSAVMALQEACEAYLVGLFEDTNLCAIHAKRVTIMPKDIQLARRIRGERA; from the coding sequence ATGGCTCGTACGAAGCAGACCGCTCGCAAGTCCACCGGCGGCAAGGCGCCGCGCAAGCAGCTGGCCACCAAGGCGGCCCGCAAGAGCGCGCCCGCCACCGGCGGCGTGAAGAAGCCGCACCGCTACCGGCCCGGCACGGTGGCCCTGCGCGAGATCCGGCGCTACCAGAAGTCCACGGAGCTGCTGATCCGCAAGCTGCCGTTCCAGCGGCTGGTGCGCGAGATCGCGCAGGACTTCAAGACGGACCTGCGCTTCCAGAGCTCGGCCGTGATGGCGCTGCAGGAGGCGTGCGAGGCCTACCTGGTGGGGCTCTTCGAGGACACCAACCTGTGCGCCATCCACGCCAAGCGCGTCACCATCATGCCCAAGGACATCCAGCTGGCTCGCCGCATCCGCGGGGAGAGAGCGTAA
- the LOC125136205 gene encoding histone H2A type 1 has product MSGRGKQGGKARAKAKTRSSRAGLQFPVGRVHRLLRKGNYAERVGAGAPVYLAAVLEYLTAEILELAGNAARDNKKTRIIPRHLQLAIRNDEELNKLLGKVTIAQGGVLPNIQAVLLPKKTESHHKAKGK; this is encoded by the coding sequence ATGTCCGGACGTGGGAAACAAGGAGGTAAAGCTCGCGCCAAGGCCAAGACCCGCTCCTCGCGAGCCGGGCTCCAGTTCCCGGTGGGCCGAGTGCACCGCCTGCTCCGCAAGGGCAACTATGCCGAGCGGGTTGGAGCTGGGGCGCCGGTGTACTTGGCGGCGGTGCTGGAGTACCTGACGGCCGAGATCCTGGAGCTGGCGGGCAACGCGGCTCGCGATAACAAGAAGACGCGCATCATCCCGCGCCACTTGCAGCTGGCCATCCGCAACGACGAGGAGCTCAACAAGCTGCTGGGCAAGGTCACAATCGCTCAGGGCGGCGTCCTGCCCAATATCCAGGCGGTGCTGCTGCCCAAGAAGACCGAGAGCCACCACAAAGCCAAGGGCAAATAA